The Deinococcus wulumuqiensis R12 genome has a window encoding:
- the lysW gene encoding lysine biosynthesis protein LysW yields MATVQFENPETGATIELTNPELGELVIDDETGVEYEVVSIDPPRLEAAPQEAEDWGE; encoded by the coding sequence ATGGCGACTGTTCAATTTGAAAACCCCGAAACCGGCGCGACCATCGAACTGACCAACCCCGAACTGGGCGAACTGGTGATTGACGACGAAACGGGCGTGGAATACGAAGTGGTGTCCATCGACCCGCCCCGCCTCGAGGCGGCCCCGCAGGAAGCGGAGGACTGGGGCGAGTAA
- a CDS encoding polysaccharide deacetylase family protein, with the protein MSALHALPAINPALGDLGFTPRDRLVIFHADDLGMCEASVSAYRDLLEVGLLSSASVMMPCAWSPLAAQVALAHPASDVGVHLTLTSEWAGCRWRPLTCPEDSSLVDEHGFFHATVQGARRTDAVTVGRELRAQLETALAWGLDVTHMDAHMGTAADPRYVREVIGLSAQYGVPMNFPRLQAAAWLELGLDAAQATQAEALAAELEAQGFLLIDHVRMLPLEVGGDHAALTLQLLRDLPPGITHFILHPARDTPELRTLCPDFAGRVANRAAFAREELAREIRNLGIEVIGYRPLQQLLRRRLGVER; encoded by the coding sequence ATGAGTGCACTTCATGCTCTTCCCGCCATCAACCCGGCCCTGGGGGACCTGGGCTTTACCCCACGCGACCGCCTGGTAATTTTCCACGCAGACGACCTGGGCATGTGCGAGGCGAGTGTGTCGGCCTACAGGGACCTGCTGGAGGTGGGGCTCCTGTCGTCTGCCAGCGTGATGATGCCCTGCGCCTGGAGCCCCCTGGCCGCTCAGGTCGCCCTGGCGCACCCGGCGAGTGACGTGGGTGTTCACCTCACCCTGACGAGCGAATGGGCGGGCTGTCGCTGGCGCCCCCTGACCTGCCCGGAAGATTCCAGTCTGGTCGACGAGCATGGCTTCTTCCACGCCACAGTGCAGGGCGCGCGGCGGACGGACGCGGTCACGGTGGGCCGCGAACTCCGGGCGCAACTGGAGACTGCTCTTGCCTGGGGCCTGGACGTCACGCACATGGACGCTCATATGGGCACGGCCGCCGATCCCCGCTACGTGCGGGAGGTCATCGGGCTCTCGGCGCAGTACGGCGTCCCGATGAACTTTCCGCGTCTCCAGGCCGCCGCGTGGCTTGAACTTGGCCTGGACGCGGCGCAGGCTACGCAGGCCGAGGCGCTCGCGGCGGAACTCGAAGCGCAGGGCTTCCTTCTGATTGATCACGTCCGGATGTTGCCCCTGGAAGTGGGCGGCGACCATGCGGCGCTCACCCTGCAGCTGCTCCGTGACCTGCCGCCTGGCATCACGCATTTCATTTTGCATCCCGCGCGGGACACCCCGGAACTTCGCACGCTCTGTCCGGACTTCGCGGGCCGGGTGGCGAACAGGGCGGCTTTTGCCCGCGAGGAGCTGGCGCGTGAAATTCGCAACCTGGGGATTGAAGTCATCGGGTACAGACCGCTGCAGCAGCTGTTGCGCCGCCGGCTGGGAGTCGAGCGGTGA
- a CDS encoding IS630 family transposase (programmed frameshift), with protein MGRQKRFVVNLPEAERQKLIDMTKKGMISARVMTRARVLLLADEQLHDKVIAERLAVSKGMIGQIRRKYATDGVAAALYEKPRPKQPPKLDPKATAILIAETCSDAPEGYAKWTMQLLADRLVALGVVDSISDETVRKTLKKNALKPWQVESWCVSKVGADFVWRMEEVLDTYALPYDPEYPVVCLDEKSVQLLDHVREPLPPVPGYPARVDHEYKRCGTVNLFIEFEPLTGQRSVTVTERRTSQEYAARLQALDRRYPEAKKIRLIQDQLSTHSPAALYDTLPAEEANRLRKRFEWIYTPKHASWLNMAEMEWAALQRQCLDRRIAAKEALETEVAAWERHRNARAVKVNWEFTTQAARGKMARHYKQVE; from the exons ATGGGACGCCAAAAGCGATTCGTCGTCAACCTTCCTGAAGCTGAGCGTCAGAAGCTCATCGATATGACGAAGAAGGGAATGATCAGTGCGCGAGTCATGACTCGCGCACGTGTCCTTCTCCTGGCAGATGAACAGCTGCATGACAAGGTGATCGCTGAACGGCTGGCCGTCAGCAAAGGAATGATCGGTCAAATCCGCAGAAAATATGCGACTGACGGGGTAGCTGCTGCTCTTTACGAAAAACCGCGCCCCAAGCAGCCCCCAAAACTTGATCCGAAAGCCACGGCGATCCTGATCGCAGAAACCTGCTCGGATGCGCCAGAGGGGTACGCGAAGTGGACGATGCAGCTTCTCGCTGATCGTCTTGTCGCTTTAGGCGTCGTAGACAGTATTTCTGATGAGACCGTCCGAAAAACGCTTAAAAAAA ACGCACTCAAACCCTGGCAGGTCGAGAGCTGGTGCGTCTCCAAAGTAGGGGCAGACTTTGTCTGGCGTATGGAGGAAGTGCTGGATACGTACGCTTTGCCCTATGACCCTGAATATCCAGTGGTCTGCCTCGATGAAAAATCTGTCCAGCTTCTCGATCATGTTCGTGAGCCGCTCCCACCCGTGCCGGGATACCCGGCACGGGTCGATCACGAGTACAAGCGCTGTGGGACAGTTAATCTCTTTATCGAATTTGAGCCGCTGACGGGGCAGCGCAGTGTGACGGTGACTGAGCGGCGAACGTCACAGGAATACGCAGCTCGTTTGCAAGCATTGGATCGACGCTACCCAGAGGCGAAGAAAATCCGGCTGATCCAGGACCAGCTTTCGACCCATTCACCAGCAGCGCTCTACGACACATTGCCCGCAGAAGAAGCGAACCGCTTGAGAAAGCGGTTCGAGTGGATCTATACGCCAAAACACGCGTCCTGGCTGAATATGGCCGAGATGGAATGGGCCGCTCTGCAACGTCAGTGTCTGGATCGCCGTATAGCGGCGAAAGAAGCACTTGAGACGGAAGTTGCCGCCTGGGAGCGGCACAGAAACGCCAGGGCAGTCAAAGTGAATTGGGAATTCACGACCCAGGCAGCAAGAGGCAAAATGGCGCGTCACTACAAGCAAGTCGAATAG
- a CDS encoding LON peptidase substrate-binding domain-containing protein: protein MSSLPLPLFPLPTVLFPGQVLPLYVFEERYRALLRRVQASGEPFGVVYIKRSSRDSAAPLHERVSGVGTLAHLMQTEQHEDGTSSILVVGGERFRIAGLSFGEPYLMASAELWPLPRPAQSAAEYTEQCAAALLAGMQRSWPERAAVLRQEAPADPLLLASYAASLLCALSADRAAPACNVALAAPTLLERLELLLAALPATPATDSAALH from the coding sequence ATGTCGAGCCTCCCTCTTCCTCTCTTTCCCCTGCCCACGGTGCTGTTTCCGGGACAGGTGCTGCCGCTGTATGTCTTCGAGGAGCGCTACCGCGCCCTGCTGCGGCGGGTGCAGGCCAGCGGCGAGCCGTTCGGGGTGGTGTACATCAAGCGCAGCAGCCGTGACAGCGCGGCCCCGCTGCACGAGCGGGTGTCAGGGGTGGGAACGCTGGCCCACCTGATGCAGACCGAGCAGCACGAGGACGGCACGAGTTCGATTCTGGTGGTCGGCGGCGAGCGCTTCCGGATCGCCGGGCTGTCGTTCGGCGAGCCTTACCTGATGGCCAGCGCGGAGCTGTGGCCGCTGCCCCGGCCCGCGCAGAGTGCCGCCGAATACACCGAGCAATGTGCCGCCGCCCTGCTCGCCGGGATGCAGCGCTCCTGGCCCGAACGCGCCGCCGTGCTGAGGCAGGAAGCTCCGGCCGACCCGCTGCTGCTCGCCAGCTACGCCGCCAGCCTGCTGTGCGCCCTGAGCGCCGACCGGGCCGCGCCTGCCTGCAACGTGGCGCTGGCCGCGCCCACCCTGCTCGAACGGCTTGAGCTGCTGCTCGCCGCGCTCCCGGCAACGCCCGCCACAGACAGCGCGGCGCTGCACTGA
- a CDS encoding NADH:flavin oxidoreductase/NADH oxidase — MTEPSLPSPSGAASPLLFTPLKLRSLELPNRVVVSPMCTYSATDGVANEFHLVHLGQYALGGAGLILAEATAVSPEGRISPEDLGLWDDRQIVPLGHITDFVHRHGGRIGVQLAHAGRKASTYAPWRGKGAVPPEAGGWQVIGPDEQRFHDLFPTPLMMGAGELRGVVDAFAAAARRAQVAGFDAVEIHAAHGYLLHQFLSPLANARTDDYGGSFENRTRLLLEVVRAVRHVWPDHLPLFVRLSATDWAEGGWDVDQTVQLGHLLKYEGVDVLDISSGGLTTAQQIEVGPGYQVPFAAAVSRAETEIAVMTVGMIETGAQAEAVLQSGDADLIALGRPFLRDPHWTQRAARELGLRPALPEQYARAGW, encoded by the coding sequence ATGACCGAACCCTCTCTCCCCTCCCCGTCCGGCGCCGCCTCGCCGCTGCTGTTCACACCCCTCAAACTCCGCAGTCTGGAACTGCCCAACCGGGTGGTCGTCTCGCCCATGTGCACCTATTCGGCCACGGACGGTGTCGCCAACGAGTTTCACCTCGTTCACCTCGGCCAGTACGCGCTCGGGGGGGCCGGACTGATTCTGGCCGAGGCCACCGCCGTCTCGCCCGAGGGCCGCATCAGCCCCGAGGACCTGGGGCTGTGGGACGACCGCCAGATCGTGCCGCTGGGGCACATCACCGATTTCGTTCACCGGCACGGCGGGCGCATCGGGGTGCAGCTCGCCCACGCCGGGCGCAAGGCGAGCACCTACGCCCCCTGGCGCGGCAAGGGCGCGGTGCCCCCGGAAGCGGGCGGCTGGCAGGTCATCGGGCCGGACGAGCAGCGCTTTCACGACCTGTTCCCGACCCCGCTGATGATGGGCGCGGGCGAGCTGCGCGGCGTGGTGGACGCGTTTGCTGCCGCCGCCCGCCGCGCTCAGGTGGCGGGGTTCGACGCCGTGGAGATTCACGCCGCGCACGGCTACCTGCTGCACCAGTTCCTGTCGCCGCTGGCGAATGCCCGCACCGACGATTACGGCGGCTCCTTCGAGAACCGCACCCGGCTGCTGCTCGAAGTCGTTCGCGCCGTGCGCCACGTCTGGCCCGACCACCTGCCGCTGTTCGTGCGCCTGAGCGCCACCGACTGGGCCGAGGGCGGCTGGGACGTGGACCAGACGGTGCAGCTGGGGCACCTGCTGAAGTACGAGGGCGTGGACGTGCTCGACATCAGCAGTGGGGGGCTGACCACCGCGCAACAGATCGAGGTCGGCCCCGGCTATCAGGTGCCGTTTGCCGCCGCCGTCAGCCGCGCCGAGACGGAAATCGCGGTGATGACGGTCGGCATGATCGAAACCGGCGCCCAGGCCGAGGCCGTGCTGCAATCCGGCGACGCCGACCTGATCGCGCTGGGCCGCCCCTTCCTGCGTGATCCGCACTGGACGCAGCGCGCCGCCCGCGAACTGGGTCTGCGCCCCGCCCTGCCCGAGCAGTACGCCCGCGCCGGGTGGTGA
- a CDS encoding ABC transporter ATP-binding protein, whose translation MPAVSAAPPALEARHVVQRYGSATILHGVSLTVAPGEVVAVSGPSGSGKSTLLHLLGGLDAPTEGEVWWAGERVDTLDTQTRSRRRAGRLGLVFQHHYLLEDLTLQQNVLVPGMLAGSPDAGRAQQLLDRVGLGHRTADFPGVLSGGERQRVALARALAVRPAAVLADEPTGSLDRAGAERVAELLIELARAEGAGVLLVTHDERLAARADRTLHLLDGRLGEG comes from the coding sequence ATGCCCGCCGTGTCTGCCGCCCCCCCCGCCCTCGAAGCCCGCCACGTCGTGCAGCGTTACGGCTCCGCGACCATCCTGCACGGCGTGTCGCTGACGGTGGCTCCGGGCGAGGTGGTGGCGGTCAGCGGTCCCTCGGGCAGCGGCAAAAGCACCCTGCTGCACCTGCTCGGCGGCCTCGACGCGCCCACGGAGGGCGAAGTCTGGTGGGCCGGTGAACGGGTGGACACCCTCGACACCCAGACCCGCTCGCGGCGCCGGGCCGGGCGGCTGGGGCTGGTGTTTCAGCACCATTACCTGCTCGAAGACCTGACGCTGCAGCAAAACGTGCTGGTGCCGGGCATGCTCGCAGGAAGTCCCGACGCGGGCCGCGCCCAACAACTGCTCGACCGGGTGGGGCTGGGCCACCGCACCGCTGACTTTCCGGGCGTCCTGAGCGGTGGCGAGCGGCAAAGGGTCGCCCTGGCGCGGGCGCTGGCGGTGCGGCCCGCCGCTGTCCTGGCCGACGAACCCACCGGCAGTCTGGACCGCGCCGGGGCCGAGCGGGTGGCCGAGTTGCTCATCGAACTGGCGCGGGCCGAGGGCGCAGGCGTGCTCCTCGTGACCCACGACGAACGTCTGGCGGCCCGTGCCGACCGGACCTTGCATCTGCTGGACGGACGGCTGGGAGAGGGTTGA
- a CDS encoding transposase, whose protein sequence is MRTSQLLEYFSLPDLFTLAYVLVDDHLQLLSAMGSYQLPMARNRQATPSELITIALVGDLLGQKNSETWFALVRQLYADLFPHLPERSRYHRHLLAARHLIASFGLSLSPKDADILIIDSKPLPIAQGARMKRPRQQSEAKIGPGSMGWVMGYKLHGVVDTQGYFTKFAIVAANESEQGVARELLSEYERSRTLGDKGYVGSGVYAKSRENAKTPVAWPPVLGKLRKRIESVFSRLARCCSLGEVQLNSFQAVVARTCRAVAAHNLMLHLERYVRSAA, encoded by the coding sequence ATGCGAACCAGCCAGCTTCTGGAATATTTTAGCCTGCCCGACCTCTTCACACTGGCCTACGTCCTTGTCGACGACCATCTCCAACTGCTCAGCGCCATGGGAAGCTACCAGCTTCCCATGGCCCGCAACCGTCAGGCCACTCCTTCTGAACTGATCACTATCGCCCTCGTGGGCGACCTTCTTGGTCAGAAGAACAGCGAGACCTGGTTCGCCCTCGTTCGTCAGCTTTACGCCGACCTCTTCCCACACCTCCCCGAACGCAGTCGCTACCACCGCCATTTACTCGCAGCCAGGCATCTCATCGCATCTTTCGGGCTGTCCCTCAGCCCGAAAGATGCAGACATCCTCATTATCGACAGTAAACCCCTCCCCATTGCTCAGGGTGCCCGAATGAAGCGGCCCAGACAGCAGTCAGAAGCAAAAATAGGCCCAGGGAGTATGGGCTGGGTGATGGGCTACAAGCTTCACGGCGTCGTCGACACGCAGGGCTACTTCACGAAGTTTGCCATTGTCGCTGCCAACGAATCCGAGCAGGGCGTGGCCCGTGAGCTGCTCTCTGAATACGAACGCAGCCGCACGCTTGGGGACAAAGGCTACGTCGGGAGTGGCGTGTACGCCAAGTCACGGGAGAACGCGAAGACACCGGTGGCATGGCCACCGGTGCTGGGGAAACTAAGAAAGCGCATAGAATCGGTCTTTTCCAGGTTAGCGAGATGCTGCTCTCTGGGTGAGGTGCAGCTGAATTCCTTCCAGGCCGTCGTAGCCCGCACGTGCCGTGCGGTTGCGGCCCACAACCTGATGCTGCACCTAGAGCGCTACGTGCGTTCAGCAGCTTAG